Genomic window (Mycoplasma leachii PG50):
TATTAATTAGTCCTTCTATTCCAAACGTTTCAAATCTATTAACTAAACTTTCTACAGTCCAAACTGAAACATCATATTTATTTGCTAAATAAATACTCTTTTTTATATTAAGTTTTTTAGCTTCTTTAACAATTTTTAACTTTTTTTCTAAATTTAATTTAGACATATAAAAACCCCATTTCCTGGATTTTAGTCCGGAATATGGGGTTCGGGAGAATTTGTCATCTTCTCTTTTTTTATCAATCTTGTTTTCTAGATGCTTTTTGTTTTTTAATAAGTTTATAAGATAAAAAACCAGCTCCAATTAAAACTACAACTCCAGCTAGAACTCCTCCAACTGTTTCAGCAATTTTATGAGTATTTTTGTATTCTATAACAACAGTATCACTTTTATTTGTTTTTAAAATAATTGTTGCTTTTTTACTTCCAATTTTAATATCAACATCAGTTTCTTTAAGTTTTTTATCATTTTCTAGTTTATTAACTTCATTAACTCTTTTAATAATTTCACTAGCTGTTGGTGTTTTATTAAAACTACCAAGTTTTGTATTTTTTATTAAATTAGCTAGTGTTTTAGAATTGTTTTTTTCTTCTTTTTTAGCTTCAGATTTTAAAACAATACTATTAATATCATTATTAATAATCAAACTAGAACTTAAAAACATACTAGTAGAAATTGATACTAAGATAGCTAGAAAACTTAATATTTTTTTCAAAAAATCACCTCTATTTTTAAAATAATTTTCTTAATTATTATTTTATATTCACAAACTATAGAAAATCAATTTATATTTTAAGGTTATTTTATTTTTGAATTACTTTAGTTTGCTTTAAAATTTTTGATGTTTTTGAAGTAATTAAATTATTAATTAAAAATTGAGCTGTAAATAAATAAATTCAAAATATTACCATTACTAAAGTGTTAATACCAGAAATTAAACTACTATATTCTATTACTTGTTCAGATTTAGCAAATAATGCAACAAAATTAGCTCCAGTTGTAATTGTTCAAATAAATCCAGGTAAAACTATGTTATTAACTATTAGTTTTACTGATAGTTGTTTTCCTGATCTATAGTTATCAACTAAAGTTGCTAACGCATACATTACTAAACAAGTTGTTAACACTAAATAAGCTAAAGCACCAAATCATTTAGTCATTAATGGGGCTGTAAAAGGTTGAGCAATATTTCCAACTTGAGCAATTCCAACACAACCAGCAGTTAATGTCATAAATGCTAATAATAATAATGAATAATAAGTAATTGCAGGCTTAATTAATATATGTTTATTAATTTTGTAATCTTTTTTAAAGAAAATATAAAATCCATGAAAAATGATTGCAAAAATTACTCACAACATAATAAATGAACCAATTGTAACTAAAGCAGTAATGTTTGAAGAGTTTTCAGTAATTAGTTGTAATAAAATACCACTAATTATTCCAGATAATAAGATACTTGGAAGTAAAGCAAATAGTAAGAATAATGAAAAACGGGAAATCTCTATACTAAAGATTTTTCATCCCAACTTCTTAGAATCTTTAGACATTGCTTCATAATATTTAACAAAATATCTTGAACTATAAGAAGAGTATTCAAATCCACGTTTTATGTCATAAAACATTTCATCTCCTCTTCCATTATTCATTGCACGTCTTTTTTCTTTAAGATACATTTCTTGAATTGATTCTAGTACTGAAATACAACCATTTTTAAATACTGTGACATCACCAAATTTAATTAGTGTTTTATAAATTTCATTCATTAAATTAGTTAAAAATACAGGTTTAAATGCTAGTGATGAATATGATGAGTAAGCTGTTTTAACTCCTTCAAAATCACCTTCACTAATTTTTGTTTTTAAATTTTCAACAAATTCAATAGTTTTACTATAGTTAAATAAAACATTCATATTTCTATTTTTTAAATATGATTTAATGCCAATAATTGTATTAAATAATAATTGTTTTAATAAAGGTATAAACATTGCAAAAACCCCTCCAACTAAAATAAGTTTAAAAGGACTTAGTAATGTATATAATAATGAGTCTGGAGCCATAAATCCAGTTAATTTATAACCAGACTGATTAATGGCGTTAACTCAATCTGTTCATGATGTTGATCCATTAAAAGCAGCTACTTTTTTTCCTCATTCACTACTTTCACCTAATTTTTCAATTAAAATAGTCTTTCAATTATTAACTCATGCAGAAGTTGAAGTCATTAGTGAGAAAAATGAATCTTTACCATCATTTTTTACACCTCTAATTGCATAAATAGCAACCCCGTCAAGTCAAGCTGAATAACCAAAATAAATTACTGCAACAACTAATAAAATGATTGTTAATTTAACGGTTTTTTTCATTTAAACTCCTTTTCTACAAAAATGATTATATAATTTTGTAAAATAAAAAAGGTATTTTCTACCTTTTTACTCAATTACAATATTGACAATTCGATCAACAACTGCTATATATTTTAAATTTTTATGATCTTTAATAAATCTGATAATATTTTCGTTTTCTTGTGCTAATTTTATTAAAATTTCTTTATCTGTTCCTTTTTCAACTTCAATTGTTGATCTTAATTTTCCATTAACTTGTAAAGCAATAACAACAGTATTTTTAACTATTTTAGTTTCATCAAATTCTGGTCAAGTTTGTAAAGTTACACTAGTTCTATTTCCTAATTTTTCTCATAATTCTTCAGCTAAATGTGGAGAAAATAAACTTAACATTTTTACAAAACCTTCAATATATGGTTTATAAACTGTAGATAATTCTTCTTTATAAATTGCATTTACTAAAACCATTAACTGACTAATTGCTGTATTAAATTTCAATTCTTTAATCATTTGAGTTACTTTTTTAACTACATCATTATAAACATAATCTAACTTATGATTATTAGTATTACTAAACTCAACTTTATTAATCATTCTATAACAACGATTTAATCATTTCAAACTAGCATCTAATCCGTCAAAACTTCAAGGTAAGCTAGCATCTAATGGACCCATAAACATTTCATACAATCTTAAAGCATCAGCACCATGTGTATCTATTACATCATCTGGATTAATAACATTTCCTCAAGATTTAGACATTTTTCTATTATCAGACCCTAATATCATTCCTTGGTTGAATAATCGTTGAAATGGTTCACTTGTTGGTAATAATCCTAAATCATATAAAAAATGGGTTCAAAATCTAGAATATAGCAAGTGACCAACAGCATGTTCTTGACCACCAATATACAAATCAACTGGTAATCATTTTTCTAGTCTTTTTTTAGATTCATCACCAATTAAATCAATTAAGTTATTTTTTGAATTAGCTAAAACATAAGCAATAAAGTATCAACTTGATCCTGCTGATTGAGGCATAGTATTAGTTTCTCTTTTATATTCTCTATCACCAATTTTTACATTTACTCAATTTTTAACATTAGCTAAAGGACTTTCACCAGTATTAGTTGGTTTTATATAATCAGTCTTTGGTAAAGTAATTGGTAAATTGTTATCTTCAACTAAGATAATATTGTTATCTTTATCATATAAAACTGGGAATGGTTCACCATAAAATCTTTGTCTTGAAAATAACCAATCTCTTAATTTGTAATTAGTTTTTTTCTTACCTAAATTATTTTTTTCAATATAATTATGAATTACTTGCAAACTTTGAATTCTATCAAGATCATTTAAAAAGTCTGAATTAATGTGTTTTCCTTCACCAACAAAAGCTTTAGATTGATCTTTTGTACTAATTACAAATCTAATTGGTAAGTTAAACTTAGTAGCAAAATCCCAATCTCTTTTATCATGAGCAGGAACAGCCATAATAGCTCCTGAACCATAATCATTTAAAACATAGTCACTAATTCAAATTTGAATTTGTTCTTTAGTTAATGGATTAATAGCATAACTACCAATAAATACACCTGTTTTAGTTTTTGATTCATCTTTTCTTTCAATTTCAGATTTATTTGCAGTTAGTTCAATATATTTTTTAACTTCATTTAATTTATTTGGTGTTGTTAGTTTTAAAACAAGTTCATTTTCTGGAGCTAAAACAATATAAGTTGCTCCAAAAACAGTATCAGCTCTAGTAGTAAAAACTGGAATGTTTATATCATTTGATTTAAAGTTTATTTCACATCCTTCAGATTTACCAATTCAATTTCTTTGCAATTCTTTTACAGAATTTGGTCAATCTAAATTATCTAGACCTTTTAAAAGTTTGTCTGCATAATCAGTAATTTTTAAAACTCACTGACGCATTTTTCTCTTAACTACAGGATGTTCTCCTCTTTCACTAACCATTAAACCGTCTTTTTCAATAATTTCATCATTTGCTAAAACAGTCCCTAGTTCTTGACATCAATTAACATCAATATTTCTATTTTCAGCTAAACCCTTTTTATAAAGTTCTTTAAATATTCATTGTGTAACTTTATAGTAATTTGGATCAGCTGTGTTAATTTCTTTATCATAATCATAACTAAAACCCATTTTAACAAGTTGAGCTTTAAAATTTTCAATATTTTTTAAAGTAAAGTCTCTTGGGTCATTTCCTGTTTTTAAAGCATATTGTTCAGCTGGCAAACCAAATGCATCTCAACCAATTGGGTGTAAAACATCATAACCTTGCATTCTTTTAAATCTACTATAAACATCAGTTGCTGTATATCCTTTAATGTGACCAACATGTAATCCAGCTCCACTTGGATAAGGAAACATATCTAAGACATAAGCTTTTTTGTGATTACTATCAGTAGTTTTATAAACATTATTTTCTTTTCAATATTTTTGTCATTTTTTTTCAATGGCTTTGTGTGAAAAATCCATATGTTAACTCCTTTACTATAATTAATTAAAATTGTTATTAAAATGTTTAAGTAAGAAAATGAATAACTATTTATTAATTATATAAAAAAGTAAAAAAAAAAAAACACCAATTGGTGTCAAAATTAATATTCATATGGTCGGAATAATTGGACTTGAACCAACGACCTCTCCGTTATCAGCGGAGTGCTCTAACCAGCTGAGCTATATTCCGGATAACAAGATAATATTATATTTTTTTTGTTATAAATTCAAGATGTTATTTAAATTTTTAAATATTATTTTGTATTGTTTCTTTTTTAATAGTTTCAACTATAAATGTCGATTGCTTTAAATCTCTTCTAACAATTATAGCATATTTTTGATCGTTTATAGTAATTGAAACACTTTGAGAAATAATTAAACCTGAATTTTCTTTTTTAGTTTCACTAAATTCAAATTTATTAAATCTTTGATCACTAAAATGTTTTTCTAGACTAGTTGTAAAGTTTGGTTTCTTATTTAAGTTTATAATAACATTGTTTAAAAGTCCAGCAAATCATTTCAAGCTATCTTGATTTTTTGCTTTATCACTTGGAATTAGCTTATTAAATAAAAGATCTATTAATGAATTTGAATTTTCTTTCATCCCTTCATCAGTTAAACCTATAACTTCTTTAAATTTATTGGGATTTTCTAAAATAATAGAAAATAAATTTTTTTTGCCTTCTTTTCCATTATTTCATTTATATTTGTACTCAAAAATACCTTTTACAAAATTCTTTAAAGAAATTATACTAAACCCATAAGCTTTGTCAAGATCTTTTAGTTTTAAATCAGATGAATCTGAGTTAGAAATTTCATTTAAAATTTCAGTTATAGATTTATCTAGATAATAACTACCAAAATTAGGATAAGTATCTACTCTAATAAAATCTGATAATTTTATACTAAATAAATTTTGAAGATTTAAGTGAATATTATTTGGAAATATATTTCTTAAACTAATGGCAACTTTTTTAAAATAGGGGAATATAAAATTTAAGGCTGCTGGAATTTTAATATTAAATTTTTCTAAAACTAGTTTTGTTACAGAATCATTTGTTAGTGCTGCAATAGTATCAAATGTTTGTTCAACATTTTTATCATATATATACTCAAAGAAATTTTCACCAAGAATTGGAATTAAACTTTTAATACCTGATTTGACTAAAGAAAAAGTAGGTTCATTTTTAATAAAATTATCTATTTTTGTTGAAATATCATCAAATTTAACAAATTTTTCTAATAATGTCTTAATAAAATTGATTGTTTCATTATTATCTTTAAGTAAACTTTTTAATAGTTCATCTAGCTTTAAATTTTTTAATATTATAGAAATATTTTCTATAACTTTAACAAAGTTATCATCAATAATTGGTTTATTTGATACAAAAGAATCAATGATTAAATTTAATAATGAAATAAAAACATCTGCAAGTCCTTTTTTTAAAAATAATTCGCTTTCAAAGAAATTTTTAAGATCTATTTTTTCTATATATGTTTTAGCAATACTAAAAATTGGACTATCAAATTTCAGATTTTTAAGCTTAATATTTGAAAGTGATTCAAATAATATAGCAACTAAAAATGTTTGAAATCCATTTAATTTAATTTCTTTTATAGTATTATTTTGACTTCCATTAAACTCAAAAAATAAACTATTATAATTTTGACCAACATTTGTTCCACTATTTTCGCTTCCAGAACTAGTAGTACTATTTTCATTTTTATATTTGTTTTCTATATATTTTCCAGAAAATAAAATAGCAGCAAATTGTCTTAATCTGTACGCATTTCCTTTTTTGTTTACACTACCTAGATAATAATTTAGTGTATCTATTAAATATTTTAAATTTAAAGTTGTTTTAGAATTAGAACCAGATGATCCGTTATTATTAAGACTAGATATTTTTTTACTAGAAGTAGAACTTGCAGATGAACTAGAACCATTAATATTATTTATTCCATATAGTTCTTTAATAAAATCAGTATTTTTTTTGCTTTTATTAAATATATTATCACTTGATATATTAAATTTTTCTTTTCTAGTTTCATCAAACAAACTAAAAAGATATTGGAATAATTCTAATCCTCTAATTAAACTTGCAGCTACTTTAATATGTCTTTTAATATTATCTGGAATAATTGGTTGATTATTATTAGTATTATTAGAAATTATATTTACTGATGGAATTACACTTGTTTTATTATCAAATTTTCTTATTTTTCTTATAAATGTTTTTGATGTTTCTCATAACTTAACATTCAAACCATTATTAGGTTTAACTTCTGCAGACACTAAATTATAATCTTTATCTAAAATACCATTAATACCATCTAAAATATTTAAAAGAGCTAAGTTATTTAACTCAGATAATTCAAAATCTTTATATAAAGTTAAAGCATCAAATGTTTCAATTTCTTTATTTAACTCTTCTAAAAATTTAGGATTAGAAAAAATAGCATTTAAAATAGTTGTTATAATGTCTTTACTTATTTTTAAATTGTTAATAATATCAGCAAACTTATTGTTAATATCAAAATTTTTACCTAAATCAAGTATACCAACAATACCAGCACTACTTAAATTTTCTAAAATAAGAGAAATAGCACCACTAATTTGTTCACTAGTTAATCCAAATAAAGTTTTTGGTAATACAGAAGTTAAAAAATCAGTGTCAGTTCCTTTAATGCCATCTAAATTAATATTTTCATTTTTTTTAATAATTAAAGATTTGCCAAAATAATTTTCAAGAGCATCTTCAAAATCAGTTGATAAAGTAATTTTGTCTTTAACTTCAGCGTTTATATTATAGTTTTTTGCTTGTTGAAAAAAGTTTTTATTATTAAAATAAGATTTTAAAAACTCAAAATTATAGCCATAATAATCAGCTATAGCAACTTGTTTTAAAAGTGTTGCTGAAACTGTTTTAATATTATTTAATGAATTATTTGTAATTGTAACCTTATTATTATTGTTATTATTTGTATTTATAGATGGAGTTATAGTTTTTTTACAAGCTAAAACTGTAGAAAATACACCAGTACTTACTAAAGTTAACGAACTAAAAATAGCAAGTATTTTTCTCATAAAAACTCCTTATTTAATATTGACAATTATAAAAATTATAACATATTAGAAATATCTTACTTGTGATAGTATATTCTTGGCAAAATAACTATAAGTTCTATGACATATTAATTTTATCTTAAAAAAATAAAAAGCAACATTTTTATGTTGCTTAAAAGAG
Coding sequences:
- the leuS gene encoding leucine--tRNA ligase; amino-acid sequence: MDFSHKAIEKKWQKYWKENNVYKTTDSNHKKAYVLDMFPYPSGAGLHVGHIKGYTATDVYSRFKRMQGYDVLHPIGWDAFGLPAEQYALKTGNDPRDFTLKNIENFKAQLVKMGFSYDYDKEINTADPNYYKVTQWIFKELYKKGLAENRNIDVNWCQELGTVLANDEIIEKDGLMVSERGEHPVVKRKMRQWVLKITDYADKLLKGLDNLDWPNSVKELQRNWIGKSEGCEINFKSNDINIPVFTTRADTVFGATYIVLAPENELVLKLTTPNKLNEVKKYIELTANKSEIERKDESKTKTGVFIGSYAINPLTKEQIQIWISDYVLNDYGSGAIMAVPAHDKRDWDFATKFNLPIRFVISTKDQSKAFVGEGKHINSDFLNDLDRIQSLQVIHNYIEKNNLGKKKTNYKLRDWLFSRQRFYGEPFPVLYDKDNNIILVEDNNLPITLPKTDYIKPTNTGESPLANVKNWVNVKIGDREYKRETNTMPQSAGSSWYFIAYVLANSKNNLIDLIGDESKKRLEKWLPVDLYIGGQEHAVGHLLYSRFWTHFLYDLGLLPTSEPFQRLFNQGMILGSDNRKMSKSWGNVINPDDVIDTHGADALRLYEMFMGPLDASLPWSFDGLDASLKWLNRCYRMINKVEFSNTNNHKLDYVYNDVVKKVTQMIKELKFNTAISQLMVLVNAIYKEELSTVYKPYIEGFVKMLSLFSPHLAEELWEKLGNRTSVTLQTWPEFDETKIVKNTVVIALQVNGKLRSTIEVEKGTDKEILIKLAQENENIIRFIKDHKNLKYIAVVDRIVNIVIE
- a CDS encoding MOLPALP family lipoprotein, giving the protein MRKILAIFSSLTLVSTGVFSTVLACKKTITPSINTNNNNNNKVTITNNSLNNIKTVSATLLKQVAIADYYGYNFEFLKSYFNNKNFFQQAKNYNINAEVKDKITLSTDFEDALENYFGKSLIIKKNENINLDGIKGTDTDFLTSVLPKTLFGLTSEQISGAISLILENLSSAGIVGILDLGKNFDINNKFADIINNLKISKDIITTILNAIFSNPKFLEELNKEIETFDALTLYKDFELSELNNLALLNILDGINGILDKDYNLVSAEVKPNNGLNVKLWETSKTFIRKIRKFDNKTSVIPSVNIISNNTNNNQPIIPDNIKRHIKVAASLIRGLELFQYLFSLFDETRKEKFNISSDNIFNKSKKNTDFIKELYGINNINGSSSSASSTSSKKISSLNNNGSSGSNSKTTLNLKYLIDTLNYYLGSVNKKGNAYRLRQFAAILFSGKYIENKYKNENSTTSSGSENSGTNVGQNYNSLFFEFNGSQNNTIKEIKLNGFQTFLVAILFESLSNIKLKNLKFDSPIFSIAKTYIEKIDLKNFFESELFLKKGLADVFISLLNLIIDSFVSNKPIIDDNFVKVIENISIILKNLKLDELLKSLLKDNNETINFIKTLLEKFVKFDDISTKIDNFIKNEPTFSLVKSGIKSLIPILGENFFEYIYDKNVEQTFDTIAALTNDSVTKLVLEKFNIKIPAALNFIFPYFKKVAISLRNIFPNNIHLNLQNLFSIKLSDFIRVDTYPNFGSYYLDKSITEILNEISNSDSSDLKLKDLDKAYGFSIISLKNFVKGIFEYKYKWNNGKEGKKNLFSIILENPNKFKEVIGLTDEGMKENSNSLIDLLFNKLIPSDKAKNQDSLKWFAGLLNNVIINLNKKPNFTTSLEKHFSDQRFNKFEFSETKKENSGLIISQSVSITINDQKYAIIVRRDLKQSTFIVETIKKETIQNNI